A region of the Streptomyces durocortorensis genome:
GAAGGCGAGGGTCGGCGGCCGCACGCTGCACATCCGGCCCTCGGACCCGGCGGAGCTGCCCGCGATGGCCCAGGCGATCCGGGAGGCCGGCCTCGACGGGATCGCCGGTGCGCAGGCCGTACCGGACGAGGGGCTGCTGTACGTGCCCATCCTCAGCGACGAGCAGCTGACCGCCGTGATCGGGCTGCTGGGCACCCGGGGCTTCTCCCTCGCCCATGTCGCGACCGCCCTGCCCAGCCTGGACGAGGTGTTCCTCGCGATCACCGGCGACAAGGCATCCACCTTCTCCGACGCCGCTCCCCAGGAGGTCGCCGTATGAGCAGCACCACCACGACCCTGCCCCCCGCACCCGCCGGGCCCACGGGCCCCGCACCGTCGAAGGCGGCGGTGGCCGGGGAGGGCCGGATCGGGCTGCGGGCCAACCTGCGGCACGTCGGAGCGCTGGTCCGGCGCAATCTCCTCCAGATCAAGAAGGACCCGGAGTCGATGTTCGACGTCCTTCTGATGCCGGTCGTCTTCACGCTGCTGTTCGTGTACGTCTTCGGCGGCTCGGTCGGCGCCAGCCTCGGCGGGGGCAGGCAGGACTATCTGAACTACCTGGTCCCGGGACTGATGGCGATGATGGGCGTGAACATCGCCATGGCCGTCGGCACCGGCGTCAACGACGACTTCCGCAAGGGCGTCATGGACCGGTTCCGGACGATGCCGATCGCGCGCTCCTCGGTACTCATCGCCAAGATCGTGGTCGAGCTGGGCCGGATGATGGTCGCCATCCTCATCCTGCTCGCCATGGGCTTCGCCCTCGGCATGGAGCTGAAGGGCTCGGTGTACGGACTCCTCGGAGCGGTCGCGCTGACCGGGGCGTTCGGCGCCGCCATCATGTGGATCTTCATCCTGCTCGGGCTGAGCATGAAGACGGCCCAGGCCGTCCAGGGGATGGGAATGCTGGTGCTGATGCCGCTTCAGTTCGGTTCCTCGATCTTCGCGCCGACGCAGACCATGCCGGGCTGGCTCCAGGCGTTCACCGACTACAACCCGCTGTCCAACCTCGCGGACGCGGCGCGCGGGCTCGTGATGGGCGGCCCGACCGGGAACTCGGTCTGGTGGACGCTCGCCTGGGCCGCCGGGATCACGGTGGTGATGGCGCCGCTGGCGGTGGCCAGGTTCCGCAGGAAGGCCTGAAGCAGGGGCGGGCGCGCCGCCCGGGCAGGGCACCTGCGCCCCTGGCCCGGGGCGTTACGCCGGCGGGTCCCTCCGGTACGTCTCCGCCAGGGCGGTGGCCTCCTCGATCGTGAGGCCACCGCCCTGCTCGTACGCCGCCGTGTAGGCGTCGTCGTCGAGCCGGGCCCGCACGGCTTCCTCGGCCTCGATGAGGCCCTGGCACTCCAGGGCGGTCGGTACGTGCCCGGCCGGCACCAGGGTCGCCCGGAGGCCGAGCAGCCGGGCCGCGGCGGCCGGGGCACCGGGGGCGTCGAGTCCGGCGACGGCGCGGGCGATGGTCATCAGCTGTCCGGACGCCAACTGCGGGGCCATCATCCTGGAGAGCCGGTCCTGGGCGCGGGCCAGCGCGTCCAGCCCGGTGGCGAGTGCGGAGGCATGATCACCCACCAGGTTGTCCAGCCATGCCAGCACCCCGAGCACGAACCCGTCGAAGACCCCGATCGTGCGGGAGCTGAACTCATCACGCAGCAGGACGATCTGCTCCCGTGCCTCGGCCACCCGGCCCACGCGGCCGTACAGGAACCCCAGATGCAGCCGGGCGGTCGGCATCGCCTGGTGCCCGGCGAACCGGCCGCTGTCGACGACATCGCGCAGGACGGCCTCGGCCTCGTCGAAGCGGTCGAGTTCGGCGAGGGCCCCGGCGTACCGGGCTCGCAACACGGCCACCTGGGCGTGGGCGCCGAGCGCCCGTGCGTAGTCGATCGCGGCCAGATAGTCGGCGGCGGCCTCGGCGAACCGGCCCTTGCGCTCGTTCGCCTCCCCCCGGGAGGACAGCGATTCGGCCGCACCCCAGTCGTCGCCGAGCCGGACGAAGATCTCCAGGCTCTCGTCGGCGTCGGCCAGCGCCTCGCCCGCCCAGTCGGGGCGGTTGGCCAGTACCTTGGCGCGGATGTCCAGCGCGGCGCCCAGCTCCCATTCGTAGGCGAACTCACGGGAGGACCGGACCGTCTCGTCCATCACCTCCCGCATCTCGTCGGCCTCGCCGGTGAGCAGGACCGCGAACATCCAGAGCGAACCGGGTG
Encoded here:
- a CDS encoding ABC transporter permease, producing the protein MSSTTTTLPPAPAGPTGPAPSKAAVAGEGRIGLRANLRHVGALVRRNLLQIKKDPESMFDVLLMPVVFTLLFVYVFGGSVGASLGGGRQDYLNYLVPGLMAMMGVNIAMAVGTGVNDDFRKGVMDRFRTMPIARSSVLIAKIVVELGRMMVAILILLAMGFALGMELKGSVYGLLGAVALTGAFGAAIMWIFILLGLSMKTAQAVQGMGMLVLMPLQFGSSIFAPTQTMPGWLQAFTDYNPLSNLADAARGLVMGGPTGNSVWWTLAWAAGITVVMAPLAVARFRRKA